CAGTGCGATCTGCGGCGCATCGAGAAGAGCCCGGGATACGGTGGTGACGGCAAGGCCGGTCATCTCCGCAATGGTTCGCAGCGTCGGGCGGTCGGATCGGTGCACCATGTCATCTCCTCCCGGTGGCCAGTGGATGGGCGTCCAGGGCTCCGAAATTGGCAAAAAGTATAATTTCAATCGATATAAATTTATGTTTCCACACGTTGGAGGCGAATAATTTGAAAAAATACCCGTTGATTTTCAATGTTTTGCCTCCTCCCTGCGGTCAGACAAGAATCTGATTGACCTTCGAGGGATTTATAACGTTATAAATAGATAGATCGCAGAGGAGCAAGCGATCCCATTGGGAGGATTATCATGACCATTCGCAAATTCGCCGCGCTGGCGGCGGGAACAGCCCTTCTCACCCTGGCCGCCGGCAGCAATGCCATGGCAGAAGACAGTGTGGAAGTGCTTCACTGGTGGACGTCTGGCGGTGAAGCCGCAGCGCTGAACGTTCTCAAGGAAGATCTGGAATCCAAGGGTGTCACCTGGCAGGACATGCCGGTCGCCGGTGGTGGCGGTGAGGCTGCCATGACCGCGCTGCGCGCCCGCGTCACCGCAGGCAATGCGCCGACTGCTGTTCAGATGCTCGGCTTCGACATCATCGACTGGGCCGAACAGGGCGTTGTCGCCAATCTCAACGATGTCGCCGAGGAAGAAGGCTGGGCCGACGTTGTCCCGGCCGCCCTCCAGAACTTCTCCAAATATGACGGCAACTGGATTGCCTCGCCGGTCAACGTTCACTCGACAAACTGGGTATGGATCAACAAGGCCGCACTCGATGCCGCCGGCGGCAAGGCACCGGAAACCTGGGAAGAGCTTGTCGCCGTTCTCGACAAGATGAAGGAAAACGGCATCACCCCGCTCGCCCATGGCGGTCAGCCCTGGCAGGATGCCACGGTGTTCGAGGCAGTCGTTCTCTCGCTCGGCAATGATTTCTACAAGGCCGCGCTCAACGAGCTCGATCCCGAGGCGCTCGGCTCCGACAAGATGAAGGAAGCCTTCGACCGCATGGCGAAGCTGCGCAGCTATGTGGATGACAATTTCTCCGGCCGTGAGTGGAACCTGGCCTCGGCCATGGTCATCGAGGGCACGGGCGGCATGCAGATGATGGGCGACTGGGCCAAGGGCGAGTTCCTCAAGGCCGGCAAGAAGCCGGGCGAGGATTTCGTCTGCATCCGCTTCCCCGGAACGCAGGGCTCGGTCACCTTCAACTCCGACCAGTTCGTCATGTTCCAGGTCGGCGAGGACAAGCAGAAGGCCCAGAAGCTGATGGCTTCCGCCGTCATGAACCCCGAGTTCCAGTCCGCCTTCAATGTGGTCAAGGGCTCGGTGCCGGCCCGCACCGACGTGCCGAACGACGCATTCGATGATTGTGGCAAGAAGGGCATGGCCGATCTTGCCGAAGCCAATGCGGGCGGTGGCCTGTTCGGCTCCATGGCCCATGGCCACGGCGCACCGGCTGCCGTGAAAAATGCGGTGAACGACGTTGTCACCCAGCATTTCAACGGCGAGCTGACGTCTGAAGAGGCCGTCGAAGAGCTTCAGAACGCCGTCGCTGCCGCTCAGTAACAGCGCAGCAGGTGCCCGGTTCGGACATTCCCGGGCCGGGCTGATCGCTCTGGCGCATTGTCATGTTCCCCTCTGCCTGCATGCAGAGGGGAAGCGATGGGCCACACCGTTGAACACGGATAACCAGCATGAACCGAAACCGCCTGCAGGAGATCATCCCGCGCCTGGTGCTCAGCCCGAGCATGGCGCTGATCCTGATCTTCGTCTACGCCTTCATCCTCTACACGCTCTACCTGTCGATGACGGATTCGCGCATGCTGCCGTCCTATGGCTTCGTCGGGTTCGAGAATTACGCAAAACTGTGGGATCTGCGTCACTGGTGGCGGGCGCTGACCAATCTGGCGATCTTCGGTTCGCTCTACATCATCATCTGCTCCGTACTGGGTCTCTTTCTGGCGATCCTGCTCGACCAGAAAATCCGTGGCGAAGGCTTCCTGCGGCCGATCTATCTCTATCCGATGGCGCTCTCCTTCATCGTCACCGGCACGGCATGGAAATGGTTTCTCGATCCCGGCATCGGGCTTGAAAACACCATGCATGACTGGGGCTGGACGAGTTTCGAATTCGCCTGGATCAAGGATCGCACGCTGGCGATCTACACGGTGGTGATCGCCGCCGTCTGGCAGTCTTCGGGTTTTGTCATGGCCATGTTCCTCGCGGGCCTTCGCGGCGTCGACAGCGAGATCATCAAGGCCGCGCAGATGGATGGCGCGTCCAATGTCACCATCTATCGCCGCATCATCATTCCCATGATGCGCCCCGTCTTCCTGTCCGCCTTCGTCGTGCTCGCGCATCTGGCGATCAAGTCCTACGATCTGGTCGTGGCGCTCACGGGAGGCGGCCCCGGTCAGGCCACCGAACTGCCGGCCACCTTCATGTATTCCTACACCTTCACCCGCAACCAGATGGGCATTGGCGCATCGTCCGCCATCATCATGCTGGTGATGATCTTCTCGATCATCATTCCCTATCTCTATTCCGAACTGAAGCCGGGGAGGCAGAGATGAGTGCCGTCAAAACCGCAGGCGCCAGCGGCAACAGGCTTGCCCGCGCCCTTCTCTATTCCGTCCTCATCGTCTTTGCGGTCTACTACCTTCTGCCGCTCTATGTGATGCTGGTCAATTCGGTGAAGCCGCTCGATGAAATCCGCCAGGGCAACATGCTCGCCCTGCCCGATGTCTTCACCTTCGAGCCATGGGCCAAGGCGTGGTCGAGCGCGCAGGTGGGCGTGCAGCCGACGGGCCTGAAACCCTATTTCTTCAATTCCATCCTGATGGTGGTGCCGGCAGTGGCCATCTCCACCATACTGGGCGCGCTCAATGGCTATGTGCTCACCAAATGGCGCTTCCGGGGCGATGACATCGTCTTCGGGCTCATTCTTCTGTCCTGCTTCATCCCGTTCCAGATCGCGCTCATTCCCGCCGCGCGTATTCTGGGCATGCTGGGCATTGCCGGCACGACACAGGGGCTGGTGCTCATCCACGTGGTTTATGGCCTCGGTTTCACCACGCTTTTCTTCCGCAATTATTACGCCGCCTTCCCCACGGAGCTGATCCGCGCGGCGCAGATCGATGGCGCAGGCTTCTTCCAGATCTTCCGGCGCATTCTCCTGCCCTCTTCCGCGCCCATCATCGTGGTCACGGTCATCTGGCAGTTCACCAATATCTGGAACGACTTCCTGTTCGGCGTCTCCTTCGGCGATTTCGATTCCCAACCGATGACGGTGGCGCTCAACAATCTCGTGTCCTCGTCGGGCGGCGTGAAGGAATACAATGTCCATTTCGCCGGCGCGATCCTTGCCGCCCTGCCCACCCTGATCGTCTACATCGTCTCCGGACGCTATTTCGTGCGCGGCCTCATGGCCGGCGCCGTCAAAGGATAAGCCCATGGCCTTTCTCAAGATCGACAACCTCAGAAAATCCTTCGGCAAGGTGGATGTGCTGAAGGGCATCGACCTCGAAATCGAAGAGGGCGGCTTCCTGGTGCTCGTCGGCCCATCCGGCTGCGGCAAGTCCACCCTGCTCAACACGATTGCAGGGCTTGAGCCCATCACCAGCGGCTCGATCAGCATCAATGGCAAGGTGGTGAATGACCTTCACCCCTCGCAGCGCGACATCGCCATGGTGTTCCAGTCCTATGCACTCTACCCCAACATGACGGTGGCCGAGAACATCGGCTTCGGCATGGAAATCCGCGGCACGCCGAAAGCCGAGCGCGATGCGGCCATCGCCAAAGTGGCGGAAACCCTTCAGATCGGCGTGCTACTCGACCGCAAGCCGAGCCAGCTTTCCGGCGGCCAGCGACAGCGTGTCGCCATGGGCCGGGCGCTCGTGCGCGATCCGCTGGTGTTCCTGTTCGACGAGCCGCTCTCCAATCTCGATGCCAAGCTGCGTGTCGACATGCGCACCGAGATCAAGCGCCTGCACCAGCGCATGGGCACCACCATCGTCTATGTCACGCACGACCAGATCGAGGCGATGACGCTGGCCACCAAGATCGCAGTCCTGAAGGATGGCGTTCTCCAGCAATTCGGCACGCCCGCCGAGATCTACAACCGGCCCAACAATCTCTTCGTCGCCGATTTCATGGGTTCGCCTTCCATGAACCTCATCCCGGCGAAGGTGAAAGCCGATGGCAGCGATGTCGCCATCGTCATGGAGCGCGAGGATGGCGCGCCCCTGACCTTGCCGATGGCTGGAACGAATGGCGCGCTTGCAGGCCGCGATGGCAAGGAGGTGGTGTTCGGCATCCGGCCCGAAGCGCTGACGGATCCCGACAGCGCCGACCGCAATGCCCGGCAGGTCAGCGAGCTTGATTGCGAAATCGAGGTGATCGAGCCGGCCGGCTCCGACACCTTCGCGGTGACCCGGCTCGGCGGGCGCGAGATCGTCGCCCGCCTGCGCGCCGATGCGCCCATCTCCGCCGGCCAGACCGCCCGCCTCGCCTTCAATCTCGACAAGGCGGTGCTGTTCGACCCGCAGACGCAAGAGCGGATCGGGTGAACCGGGCCCCTTCGATAGGCCGCGCTACCCCTTCACCGCTCCTGCCATCATCGTGCCGCTGATCTTGCGATACATCACGAGCCCAAGCAGCATGGGCGGCAGCGCACCGACCATCATCACCGCCGCCGCCACACCCCATTGAACGCCGCCGCCTGAAGCGGCAAAGAAGAAGGATGCACCGACCGTTACCGGAACCGCCTTCGAGGTGGTCAGCATCAGGCCGAACAGGAACTCGTTCCACGCGGTGATGAAGCCGAAGATCATGCTCGTCACAAGTGCCGGCCGGCACACGGGGCCGACGATCTTGAAAAGAATGCCCGTGCGGCTCACCCCGTCGATCATCGCCGCTTCATCCAGTTCAAACGGCACATCCGAAATGGCGTTGACGAGAATGATCAGCACCAGCGGAATGTTGACGATGGTCATCACCAGCCCGAGGCCAAACCGTGTGTCGAGCAGCCCCATGAACTGGAACATCATGTAGATGGGGATAGCGAAGATGACGAGCGGCACCGCCCGCAGATTCACGATCAACGGCAGAAGCGTGTTTTCCCCAAACCGCCCGCGCACGATCGCATAGGCCGCCGGCAGCGCCAGCGCCACGGCCAAAAGCGTGCCCATCGCCGCAACGGCA
The DNA window shown above is from Nitratireductor sp. GISD-1A_MAKvit and carries:
- a CDS encoding ABC transporter substrate-binding protein, yielding MTIRKFAALAAGTALLTLAAGSNAMAEDSVEVLHWWTSGGEAAALNVLKEDLESKGVTWQDMPVAGGGGEAAMTALRARVTAGNAPTAVQMLGFDIIDWAEQGVVANLNDVAEEEGWADVVPAALQNFSKYDGNWIASPVNVHSTNWVWINKAALDAAGGKAPETWEELVAVLDKMKENGITPLAHGGQPWQDATVFEAVVLSLGNDFYKAALNELDPEALGSDKMKEAFDRMAKLRSYVDDNFSGREWNLASAMVIEGTGGMQMMGDWAKGEFLKAGKKPGEDFVCIRFPGTQGSVTFNSDQFVMFQVGEDKQKAQKLMASAVMNPEFQSAFNVVKGSVPARTDVPNDAFDDCGKKGMADLAEANAGGGLFGSMAHGHGAPAAVKNAVNDVVTQHFNGELTSEEAVEELQNAVAAAQ
- a CDS encoding carbohydrate ABC transporter permease; its protein translation is MNRNRLQEIIPRLVLSPSMALILIFVYAFILYTLYLSMTDSRMLPSYGFVGFENYAKLWDLRHWWRALTNLAIFGSLYIIICSVLGLFLAILLDQKIRGEGFLRPIYLYPMALSFIVTGTAWKWFLDPGIGLENTMHDWGWTSFEFAWIKDRTLAIYTVVIAAVWQSSGFVMAMFLAGLRGVDSEIIKAAQMDGASNVTIYRRIIIPMMRPVFLSAFVVLAHLAIKSYDLVVALTGGGPGQATELPATFMYSYTFTRNQMGIGASSAIIMLVMIFSIIIPYLYSELKPGRQR
- a CDS encoding carbohydrate ABC transporter permease: MSAVKTAGASGNRLARALLYSVLIVFAVYYLLPLYVMLVNSVKPLDEIRQGNMLALPDVFTFEPWAKAWSSAQVGVQPTGLKPYFFNSILMVVPAVAISTILGALNGYVLTKWRFRGDDIVFGLILLSCFIPFQIALIPAARILGMLGIAGTTQGLVLIHVVYGLGFTTLFFRNYYAAFPTELIRAAQIDGAGFFQIFRRILLPSSAPIIVVTVIWQFTNIWNDFLFGVSFGDFDSQPMTVALNNLVSSSGGVKEYNVHFAGAILAALPTLIVYIVSGRYFVRGLMAGAVKG
- a CDS encoding ABC transporter ATP-binding protein; this encodes MAFLKIDNLRKSFGKVDVLKGIDLEIEEGGFLVLVGPSGCGKSTLLNTIAGLEPITSGSISINGKVVNDLHPSQRDIAMVFQSYALYPNMTVAENIGFGMEIRGTPKAERDAAIAKVAETLQIGVLLDRKPSQLSGGQRQRVAMGRALVRDPLVFLFDEPLSNLDAKLRVDMRTEIKRLHQRMGTTIVYVTHDQIEAMTLATKIAVLKDGVLQQFGTPAEIYNRPNNLFVADFMGSPSMNLIPAKVKADGSDVAIVMEREDGAPLTLPMAGTNGALAGRDGKEVVFGIRPEALTDPDSADRNARQVSELDCEIEVIEPAGSDTFAVTRLGGREIVARLRADAPISAGQTARLAFNLDKAVLFDPQTQERIG
- a CDS encoding carbohydrate ABC transporter permease, whose protein sequence is MLNAIRWAVFALAAFAMNFPLIVTLVTSFKSAREITTNPGLWINAPTLENYVTVLTVSDRLNIFLYLANSFAVAAMGTLLAVALALPAAYAIVRGRFGENTLLPLIVNLRAVPLVIFAIPIYMMFQFMGLLDTRFGLGLVMTIVNIPLVLIILVNAISDVPFELDEAAMIDGVSRTGILFKIVGPVCRPALVTSMIFGFITAWNEFLFGLMLTTSKAVPVTVGASFFFAASGGGVQWGVAAAVMMVGALPPMLLGLVMYRKISGTMMAGAVKG